The Nonlabens sp. Hel1_33_55 genome contains the following window.
CCCAATTTACCCGTACGATCAATAAAGGTTTTGATAGTGGAAGTAACGTTGATATAATCAATGCCGTTATCAAGTCCTAACCACAAGTTTTGATCTCTATCTAAAAAGACAGATAGAACGGTGTTATTTGACAACCCATTAGATTGATTAATTTGATATTCAATTGCTCCTTGATCATCAATTACAAGTAGTCCATTAGATATAGTTCCTAGTGCAAAACCACCATCCGGTAAAGTCACACTTGAATAAACTGTAACAGATTGTGAGAATTGGTTGGTGGAAATAATTTTTGGAATACCATCTTCTAGTTTATAAAGTGTATTGACATCTGTCACAAATGACAAACCGACATCTGTTTCGCTCATCCCAATAATAGCTCCGTCAATAGCCTCTTGACTTACAATAAGTCTGGGCTCACCACTTATGATCTGGTAAAGACCTTTATCAGATGCGTGAAAGAAAATTTGATTGCCAACCTTAAATAATTTGGTAATGCCTTCCATTTCAACTACCATTTTCAAGGTATTTTGAAGCGGATCGAAAGCGTAAATGCGGCTTAAGGATTGAATTAAAAGAATTGATTCACTGGACACAAGGTTCCAGAATTGCTCATCTTCCATTAGGGAAACTTGCAAATCCTCTACAATGGATTTGTAAGTTAAGGTACCATTCGCCTGTTTTTCCCAATACCCAAAATCCATATAGGCTCCAGAGTAAAGCCTACCGTCGTGCCATGCGACAGATCGCATGATACTCTCATTGGGAGTTGGATACAGATTCCACTGCTCTCCATTGTACTCTAGAAGACCTTGATTATTGGCAAAATACATTTTGCGATCTGCAGATTGCGCGACCATCCAGTTCTGGTTCTCTGCACCGTAGGCAGCAGGCGAGAAATTGCGAATGGGTGGCAATTCTTGACTTTGTACCGTCAAAAAGCTACAGCAAAAACAACATAGAAATAAAAATACCTTCAAGAAACAGTTTTGTCTAAAGCTAAGACAAATCTTAATATTTCAAGGTATTGGCAGATTCTACTGATTAAAACCTCTCAATTTAATGGCGGTCAGTACTTTCTTAGTATAAAGCGGGAAATCTGCATTTTGAATCCAACTATAATAACCTGGTTCAGATTCGAGAACATCGACAATTCGTTTTCCTTTATGCTTGCCAAAATTGAAGCACTCCTCACCTTTTTCATTATAGGCGAGCATTCCTGCAAAATCAACCGGCTTGCGCCTGGTAGAAAATTCGGCTAGGGATTTCATGTCATTGTCAAGTTCTGGATAGCGATCCAATTGCCCTTTTAAAACTTCATAAGTTGCGATTGTATCTGCCTCTGCGCTGTGAGCATCAGTAAGATCTTTGTCGCAATAGAATTTGTAAGCCGCGACGAGTGTGCGCTGCTCCATTTTATGGAATATATTCTGAATGTCGATCGCGTTACGATTTCCCATTTCAAAATCAACACCGGCACGCAGCATCTCTTCAGCGAGTAGTGGTATGTCAAAGCGATTGCTATTAAAACCAGCCAGGTCAGAATCCTTTATAATATTGTTTACCTCACGTGCAAGCTCCTTGAAAGTAGGCTCATCTTTGACCATATCATCTGTGATACCATGAACAGCAGTCGTTTCTGCAGGAATTGGAACCGTAGGATTTACTCTGTAAGTGAACGTTTTTTCAGCTCCATCAGGAAAAACCTTGTGAATGGAAATCTCAACAATTCTATCTTTTGAAATGTTGGTGCCAGTGGTTTCAAGATCAAAAAAACAGATGGGTCGGTTAAGGTTGAGTTTCATTTTGGTTATTTATTTTGGCTACTTTTAAAGGCTTGATGCTATTCAAATGATTTTTAATTGTGAGATCGATTGATAAATAGTTTGCTTTCGCGAAAGCGTACTCCACCAAAACCTCTCACCACTATTCAGGTTTTTAAACCTTTACAAAGATAACGGGTCTATTTGCTATATTGCAGTTAGCGCCAAAAAGATCCACAATGAAAAACATCATCGTCTGTTTTCTATTAATCTCCCAACTCATAGTCGCACAGGAAAAACCAAAAGAAACCGAAACAGCAACGGCAGAAAACACCGTCGAACTTAATACAACTTATTACAGTTTACCTAGCGGCGAGGTACTCACCGACTCTGGCCTGATCTATGTTACTGTTGGAAGTATGACGGGTTATTTGAGTGAATTCGAATTATTTTTTAGAAATCATCTCATCGACACTTATAACATAGGATACAAATTTTACGGTTGTTCCGTTACTGGATCTGAACTTGCGGAAATGACTAAAAGAAACAACGATATAAAAGATGTTTACGGTGAAAATTTTCTGAGCGTAGAGCGATCCAAAGCAAAAGAACTATTTGATAAAGGAATATAATGAGGCTTTTACTACTGACTTTTTTCATGTTATTCGCAACTAGCGATCAAGAACCTGATGGAATTGAAATAAGCGTGCGGCCAGAACATAAGAAAATCGTATACGTGGCTACTAATATTACTGACGAGCCACTTGATTTATTCTTCAAGGTACAAAGTGATGGTTTTAGAAGACGAGCAGATCGCCCTATTATTGCTACTATTCCGGCAAAATCATCCAAGGATCTGTTGACGCTGATTCCTAAAAAGGACGCAGATACTACACACACTTATATTGCAGTCGTCACTAAGCCACAGGATAATATTCAAATAAGAAAAACCGATTCTCTAGGACGTCAGATAAGACGTATTGAGCCTGATAGTTTGAAATCTAATTAATCGGTAAGTAACTCTTTGCGCAACATCACTAGTATAACCGCGAGATAGATCACGTAGCTCGCAAGATGTGCCATAACCACACCTTCACTACCATAGGTTCTAATTAGAAAATAATTGGCTACATAAAAAGATGCCAGGCTTACAACCTCTGCAATGGCATATCTTTTCAAGTCATTGATTGCTATAAAACGGAAGGCCAGCACCGTTGTCACCACTTTCACAAAATCACCAGCAAGTTGCCATTTAAACATAGGCAGCATTCCTGTAAATTCTTCTGAAAAGAGATAAGTCACGATTAGGTCTCTACTTAAATAGATCGCTATAAGTCCCAATGAAACAGGAATCAAAATTGTTTTATAAAAATGGAAAGCTGTGGCGCGATAGTTCTGGTGAGAGGCATCTTTACTCAACCGAGGTAAAACATACAGACTTACTAATGTGGTCACGAACATCATGTAATAGCCAGAGATACGTTGCAAACCTTCCCAATTCCCAGCGGTTACATCACCTAATGTAGAACGTACATCTTGTCTTACCGCAATAAAGGTTACTGGTATGAGCAAGGCGCTCAATAAAGCCATACTACTATAACTCATCAATGGTTTGAAACTGGAAATCGAAAATCCACCAGTCAGCAAACTTTTAAGTGAAATGTCCTTTTTCAATCTCCACCAGATGGTCATAGCAATGATGCATTGAATGACTGGCGTTACAACAATTGCAATCAACGCTCCATCTAACAAATAATTGGTTATCAAAATCACACTGGCTGCAAAAACAATCAGGTTGACTATAATATTGATAATCACAAACCGCTTATACCACTCAAAACCCTGCAACAAAGTACTAATCATGGTAAACAGAACATAAAAGGGCATTGTGATCGCAAGACCTCTGAAAACAAAACTATAGCTGCGGTCCAGGCCTATTAGATAGGCATCAAGTTGTGTTGCAGTGAAGAATACTAAGATCCCGATTATAAGTGTGGTGATCAAGGTAGCGATCCAGGCTGTAGAGAATATAGATTTGAGTTCTGCTGCTTCTGATT
Protein-coding sequences here:
- a CDS encoding 3'-5' exonuclease; the encoded protein is MKLNLNRPICFFDLETTGTNISKDRIVEISIHKVFPDGAEKTFTYRVNPTVPIPAETTAVHGITDDMVKDEPTFKELAREVNNIIKDSDLAGFNSNRFDIPLLAEEMLRAGVDFEMGNRNAIDIQNIFHKMEQRTLVAAYKFYCDKDLTDAHSAEADTIATYEVLKGQLDRYPELDNDMKSLAEFSTRRKPVDFAGMLAYNEKGEECFNFGKHKGKRIVDVLESEPGYYSWIQNADFPLYTKKVLTAIKLRGFNQ
- a CDS encoding O-antigen translocase, coding for MRQLLRYFNRNLLLKVAGFNSIHIVIRIGTGAVMSWVIANFLGTTGMAVMGNFRNFFQGLQSFSVLGMENGLVRYAAQHKSEAAELKSIFSTAWIATLITTLIIGILVFFTATQLDAYLIGLDRSYSFVFRGLAITMPFYVLFTMISTLLQGFEWYKRFVIINIIVNLIVFAASVILITNYLLDGALIAIVVTPVIQCIIAMTIWWRLKKDISLKSLLTGGFSISSFKPLMSYSSMALLSALLIPVTFIAVRQDVRSTLGDVTAGNWEGLQRISGYYMMFVTTLVSLYVLPRLSKDASHQNYRATAFHFYKTILIPVSLGLIAIYLSRDLIVTYLFSEEFTGMLPMFKWQLAGDFVKVVTTVLAFRFIAINDLKRYAIAEVVSLASFYVANYFLIRTYGSEGVVMAHLASYVIYLAVILVMLRKELLTD